In the genome of Lathyrus oleraceus cultivar Zhongwan6 chromosome 4, CAAS_Psat_ZW6_1.0, whole genome shotgun sequence, the window TTCAAATAGCAAACCTTTTTAAAATATTTAACATTATTTCCAAGTTGATAGCCTAAGTTAGCTTTATCATAAGTTACTATTTGATTACATAAAATGATACTAAAatatactctctctctctctctctctctctctctctctcctctctatctctctctctctctctctctcctctctcctctctctctctctctcttctctctctctctctatctctctctctctctctctctctctctctctctctctctctctctctctctctctagctctctctctctctctctcttctctctctctctctctctctctcgctctctctctctcttctctctctctctctctctctactctcttctctctctctctctctctcttctctcctctctctcctctctctctctctctctctctctctctctctctctctctcctctctctctctctctctctcataaATTTATCAAGCATGTTATGCAAGtcttaaattttttttctttctaacACACTTAATAGAATTATCTAACATATGAAAAACTAGATAAAGAGTCTTGAATTAAAAGAGATTGTTTACCTATAACACAATCCATTTCCTctattaatttttttcttctttccaAGAAAGACGATATTTATTTTTGAGATGAATATTTAGTTTTATTTTCAAATGAATAAGCCTTCAAAATAAGTAAATTGAAAAGTTAGATTATTTATCTCGTCTTCTTTGTGGTTTGTTATAAGACGTATATTAGGTTCTTCCTTTTTTTTTCATATTCATCATAGGAGTCCATGTTGTTTGTTCCATGCAATATAAgctttttttattctttttgaaGTATTTTGtatcttttatatatatatatatatatatatatatatatatatatatatatatatggccGACCATGTGCAAGTGCTGCAGCACAGGGCCCCAAATTTTAAGGGTCCtccaaaatttgaaaattttaattttttatttataaatattaataaaaataaacaaaatattataaaaaaaactcaataattaaaaaaaaaattatgataaaaactcaatacatacaaaaatcaagattgatctaaactcaaaataattataattaaattaatttcttattaatatataattgtatttttgatatatttttttaattattataattatatattttttaaatttgGCCAATTTTTAAAATTAGAATGAGGCCTCCAAAATGATTGGGCCggccatatatatatatataatatatatatatattatatagatatatatatatatatatatatatatatatatatatatatagagagagaagatatatatatatatagatatatatatatatatataatatatatatatatatagatagatagatatatatatatatatatatatatatatatataatatatatatatatatatatatatatatatatatatatatatatgagattaattactatacactgtcagtgtaaaaagttttacaccgtcggttcatcaccatcacccgtttgtattactttatagatttttaaaataaaagtcaaacttcttttaatatccaacgtctataattaactgatggtgtaaaactttttacactgacagtgtatttcaattaatctctctctctctctctctctctctctctctatatatatatatatatatatatatatatatatatatataaaattatttttttaaataatttgatttttTGTGGCTTTTCTTTCTGCAATGGAAGCATGTTGGCACAAATGATttctttattttgaaaattttgatgtTGTTTTTCATACCTTATGAACTTTTTGAAATTTCAAATTAACATATTTATATCTTCATCACTTTTTGATTCTTTAGCTTCTTCAACTTTGAGTGAAAACTTTTCTTTTTTCTTATCACCTTATTCTTTTTCAACAAGGCATTTTAACTCAATTTTATATTTATGCAAAATATCAAACATAGTATCCAAATTCATATAAGACATAACTTTAgatttaaataataataaagtaAAAGATAAGGGAAATGAAGGAACCCATATGAGTGTATACTGGTTTGGTCTAAAATCACAAAGCCTACTCTAATCCTTAAGGATCACACATTGAGATTTCCACTACCACAAAGATTTTAACACATGTTCAACCCTCAAATTTCTTACACCAAACTTTTATCTCAGGTTCAACTTGTGACATTTATAACTCACCAGATTTTAATAGAACAATCCTCTCTTGTTTTAAAACTAAATATCATAATATGATAACATCAATTACAAAATAAAAGATCTACTTAACTAGTTACTTCCTAAGCACTAAAATCATATTTTAAGCGTATAGAAAAATTTTGAGACAAAGAAACAGTAAATGAGAAGGTAATATTCCAAATCCTTGTGTGTTTTTAAAACTGTTGGTTTTACCAACATAACAGAAGGATGGAAGATGAAGGTCCCGTTACCACAGTTACAATGACAGAAGGAGGGGGAGGTATAAGAATCTCATCAAACACCTCAAAATATGATCATATCTCAACAACTCTGACACCATGTTAGAGCAATGTAACACTTAATCTACGTGTCTTTGAAGCTGATGATGAACAATGATGAGTTTGTTTTAAATGTGTTCTTGGTGTATGAAGGCACGTGTTCTTTTTTTAAGTGTGTTCTGGTTTTGTTTCAGGAGGTTTGTACCCCCTGCAATCTAACGTATTTTCATCTAAGTAAATCCACCCCGACAACTTCAAAACTGCCAACATAGCAAAAAAAATCTACATGTATTGCCACGTCACCTTTCGTTAGACAAATCTAACGTCAAAGACCAAAAATCTAGACTGCAAATATCAGGAGGATGATTCTTTGATTGAATTCTTTTGAGGCATTAAAAATAAAAATGCCTATATTTAGAGGGATTAGAACATATTTAACCTTTAAAATAACGATACTATTTTCTTTAGAGAAATTAGTCACTCATGATAGTAATATGACATAAAAAGATTGTACATCTCAAGAGTTTGGTTCAATGGATAATGACAAGTTCTGAAGTAACATGAGACGAACATGCTATTACAAATCAAACAAACTCTTGGTAGTATCGGTTTTATGTTAACataattttctttattttctcCCCATGTAATATTTTTAATAGCCTTACAAAGAAAAAGTGAAAAGCTCTAGGGGGTAAAAATGGTAGCATAATTAGCAAGTAGGGAGCCACCGTAAAGTGATCCATTATACTCCTGAACCCTACTTGTTGGTTGTTGTTCCTTTTGGATTGAATGTATTTTGCAAAACAATAACATGGAGAAATGTTCAAGTTTGTCAAGCTACTTCAAGATGATTTTCTTGTGCAGAAGGGACACATGCTAGACGCGATGTCACAACATGTGGATAtgattttattgcttttatttAACAATATGATTATATGATTTGTTGGACATCTGTGAAGATCAAATCATATTTAAATgtgatttaaatttgaatttgaaacAAACCAAATTATATctttctgttggatatatttaCGGAATAAATCTTATACAATAGATTGTGCAAAGATTCTAAACAAAGTTAAATCAAAGATCCAAAGAGAAAAGTCCATAATACTTTTTCTATATAATGAGCTCAAAACCTAAATTAGAAGGCAAGCAATACACTAAAGATATTAGAGAGTTTGGGTTTATTTTTTAAGTCCTTGTTATTGTTGTATGAACACCACGCTATGTTTTAGTAACTTGGCATAGTTGCAGGTTTGTCTATTTGAGTTGTAATATTCCACATTGATTATTGAATTGTAATCTCTAATCACGGGTTGTGTGATTGAGAAGAAAGTGAGAGGGGTTCTCATTTTTAGGGGGgacctaaatagaaagtcattggGTAGTATTAGAAAAGAGGCATTGAACAACATGTGGTTTGTTATTGCTTgtaagactaattgtactaaGCTACTAATaatgaatttcctttcttgggttggAGGTCAACCCTCCAGACGTAAGTGTTATCACATTTAACTGAGTTACCAATTATTGTGTTGATTATTGCTTTTCTCCTCCATCATTTTATACAAGTTAAACTATGTTAATTGTGTGGATTATGGTATAAGAAGTCGAACCAGTTGTCTAAGACATTGTGTTCGACATATGTTCCCTGATGAATAAAATTTCAATTGGCATAAGAGCAGACACCCTAGCTTGTTGGACATCTCCATAATTTTTCAACATTTAAGTTTCCCAGTAACCAGAGATGCATTTTCATAATTTTCTCAATCTTTTTTTTCTTCTTGCTTGTAGTGTTGCTTGCTTGCACTAATTGTCTAATTTACTTTAACTTACAAGCATTATAGTTTATAGGCATGATATGCTGAGGCACAAGAGGATTGCACAACATGCATCAATGCAGAGGGAGAAGAGTCGAGTTTTGGAGGCTCTTGTTCACTCTGGCCATGTAGAGCCATCTACTTCTAAAGCTCATGCTTTTCCTCATGCTTCTACATCTTCTTCTTCCCGTAGGAGACGAGTTTCACCTACCGATGTATCACTCCCCCCATCCTCCCGCGGGAACCAGGTTTCACCTATTAAGGCACCAGAGGTACCTGATCCATCAGTGGTACCAGAGGCACCTCCTCCTACTGATACTGCTGATGTTTCTGAGCTAGTGCCACCTCATACTACTGAAGCTGCTGAGCTAGTGCCACCTCTGAATGGTGAGGATGCTGAGCCAGAAGCATTTAGAGGAGCCCCTGCAAAGTTTTTACAATTACATTTGTACCCAGACCATATTACCATGCATATCTGGGACAGAGAGGTAACATAAGTTGGATTCATTCTTTTTAATTTACATTTATTTCAATTGATAGGTTTTTGACATTGATTTTTATTTCTGCAGGACCGTGATCCGCTGAAGTTTATTAACCATAAGCGAAAGATTATTGCCTTGCCTCATCCAAATGAGGATTTGTTTAAGAAAGTTTTGTCCCTATCTGGGATGAAGGGCTTGTGCATGACTTGTTGTATTACAGTCAACCACATGATGCTTAATGCATTCGTGGAGAGATGACACTTTGAGACCTCGTCATTTCATCTCTGCTTGGTGAGATGTCTATGACACTCGATGATGTGTCGTGTTTGCTACATCTTCCAATCAGGGGGAAACTTCTAAATCATGTGAGGATTACCAAAGATGAGACACTCGAGATGATAGCAGAATATCTGGGGCCTAACCCAGCGGAGGCGACGAAGGAGTTGGATAGAACCATGGGGCTCATGCTAGATTTGAATacctgaaaaaggtatatacATATTAGCTCCAGAGAGCACAACAGGCTATAGGTGATGACGAGCAGGTGGGGCTCCACAGAGCTCATGCTATAAGAGCATACTTGTTATATTTCGTTGGCTCTGTAATTTTTATGGACAAGAGTGCCACTGATACAAATGTCATTTTCCTACGGTACTTTTAAGATTTCCAACGGATCCATGAGTACAACCGGGGGGAGGGGGGCGTTTATTTGATCTACTTGTACTCAAAGTTATTAGAGAGCTGTAGGTGGAAGAAGAAGCAAGTCACAAGCAACATCACACTAATGACTGTAATATTTATTGGTATTTTAATCTTTCTTTGTCATTTTCATTTCGTCTTTACAACGCCATTACTTATGATTCGTGTGTTCCAAACTTTTCAAGCTTGGATCCTCCAACACTTTCCGTGCATCTTCGACTAGGTGAGTGTATCGACTTACACTAAGGATATGTCGCGTGCTACTGCATTTGCCTCACTCAGAGGGAACCAGAAAACAGATCCGTTTAAAGTGTATCTTGACCGCTTGGTTGCTGAGGACATGCACTTGAGCAACTATGTCGATCACCGTGAGAACTAGCCATTTGACGAGAGAGTGTTATACTCTAGATGGTTGGCTTGCGAATCATGTCACACTACTCCTCATCTTCCTGAGCGTGTCATGCGGTAGTTCGGCTACACTCAGACCATTCTCAGACACCCTATTGTCTCTGCTCCTTCTGCTTTGACATATAGACATATGAATGCCTtgtttgatgattatgagagTCATCTGGTACAAGAAGAGGCACAAAGTACCATAGTTGTGAGCGATTGGAGTTACGTCGACGGATATATAAAGGTGgttcttcagggtgtcacatTCGTATATGGTGCATTTTTCTCCAAGAGATCCACCGAGGCCAGCTCATCAGGAGATACTAGAGGAGAAACATGCATAGttagatcatgatgaagatgTCTTACCTAGATGTCGTCACATAATGGAGATTACACATGCATGCATTAACATAGGTATCTTCCCTGATGAGCCTGATGTGAGGCAGATCCTAAATGTCATCATGACAGAGGCACAAGGGAATTGATGTACCAGAGACAACGTCAGAGGATGGGAGAGATTGATGGCCGAAGAGGCAGAAGAGATGTAGTTCAACATACACAATAATGCAGTACACCCTCTGGTCACTATTATAAGCAACAATTTttttttagattcattgaataaTTAATGTATCTAATATATAATAATGACCAGATACATCATttattcaatgaatctaaaaagTTTTTTGTTGCTTATAATAGTAACTAGAGGGTGTAGTATATACTAGTTGTATTATGGATTGTATTTTATTTTCACCTCATACTACTTTATCGTTGTTTTTGACTTTATTTATATATGACATTTGGACCATCTGATTTATTTACGTCATTTTTGGCATATGGATTGTATGGTTTAGATCTCGTCACATAACATGGTACATAAAGCTTATAAGTCCTCATCTGATAGGTTACGGAGATACATCTCCGTAAAATAAACGGAGATGCATTTCTGGTACAATAAACTTGTAAAATGACTTATGAGTATGATGCATGGTATATGTTTTAAATTTGTTACAGAGATGCACCTCTAGTTCATTTAACGTTTCAAGGTGcgttcggagatgcatctccgaaatctGGGGACATTTAAGTATTTTCATGTGTGCCTAAGTAATATATAGGGTGCATTAAGAATTTTCCTATATAAACCTTACGCATTCGGAGGAGTCGAATTGTACAAATCAATCGATTATagtaaaaaaatataattaaaagtatatattttaaatgataaaatttatcaaaagttattcaagataattttaaatataaaatattttttacttttaatataaaaataaaggTTTAATGATAAtgcactgacagtgtaaaaaaGTTTTACATGTCATCCAATAACAATATATCATTTTGCCATAATATATAAGTAGTTTAaaattttcaatttaattttatGAGATGAATGGTCGTCGTTCATTGATAGAGTAAAATTAATTTACAATTTCAGTGCATCATCTGTTTTctttaaataaaatatataaataatattattttataaaaaattatttaaacTAATTTGTTATCTAAAGctttttttaaaagaaaaatcctttataaattttattttaaaaaaaagtaTGTTATCAGTTGCCAATTCGTCTACCTACTCAAAAGTAAAAGTGGAGCGAGAAAGAAGCACTCAAAGTTGTTTTGAATTTGGGGATTCGAGGAATTTGGCGGAAATGGAGGGAAGCAAGATCGAGAGTGAGAGCGAGAGCTATGCGATTTTCGAATCACTGAATTTGAATCCTCAACTCTTCTTTAACCAAATTTTCAACACTGTCGATGATTTCTTCCTTGAATTTTTCGATTTCATCTTCCAGTAAGTACCAAACTCATTTCACTTTTCTTCTTTCCATTTTTCTTATCAAATTTCTACCTATAGCTTCATGATTTCTGTTGCAGGGAAGCATCTACCAAGCTCAACATCGTCGAAGATGCCCAAAGGTCTCAACATCTCAATCAGGTTTCTATTCAAATTGCTTTATTAGGGCATTTTGTGATGGAAATTGCTTATTGACTTTTTTATTAATCGTGTTTTCTGGAAGGGTTTTGATCGCATTCTGCAAAATGTTCAATCTGATTTGGATAGAAAGCTTGCTGTTTGGGAAGAATACTGCCGTTTTCACTGTTTTTCACTCCCCGAAGGGTTTCATATGCCAAATACTCTCACTGTATGTTCTTATCTAACTTATTCACAAATTGCTTTGCTTCCGCGCATTAATAATTGTATGTAAACTGTTATTTCCGAGAATCTCGGTAAAGTGTACTATGTTTTAGGGTGAATTGAGTGGGAATGACATTGATCTTGTAGCTTCTTCAGATCAAGAATTAGATGCTCAGTTAGAATCGTTGAGGAATAAACTAGCTGAGGTAAAAAGAGTGCCTTCATTTTGTAGATAGCAGAACTGATTCTTAGTTTGTTTCTCATTTAATTTATATTGTTAATAAATGTGCTGTCAGGTGGGGAAAGAATCGGAAATGCTAAATCAAGAAATTCAAGCATTCCCGAAGCAATCTTCTCTCAATACTCTGCATATCAATGAGGCAGTTCAATTACTTGAGCAAAACACTGAGTTGTTTCAGGGTAATTTATGAGCTTCTTATCATCTTTTTGTCGGTGTTTTGGCATTTCGTAAATAAGAGTATTTATGTTTCAGGGTAATTTATACTCTTATACTCGGAACTAGTTTTGATACTTTATCATGTGATTTCTATTTAAATTAAGCATCCTATTTTACTGCATGTTTGTATGTATTAAGTATTAGCACATGTATATTTCTTTTCTAACACAGTTTGATGATGCAAACGAAAACTGAATTCCTTGGATACAGTTTTTCTTCTTTCAATTACACTGCCACTTATAGAATGCAAATAATGAACATTCATGATAATCTTTCTTTTGATTATACTTCATATAATGGCTTTCATGTCTGTACGTAGAAGATTATAATGTGTAAGAGAGGGGGATGGGGCAGCATTATAGGTATGGTGGGTCAGAATCTTAATACTGTGAAGTTGGAGAGATGGACCAAATAATGTCAACATTTCCATGGAGTTCTGCATTCTTTTTTATTGAAGTAGCAGAAATGGATTTGTATTTTCTGATTGATATTATCAGCGGATTATTATCTAATGTTGTACGTTGAACTTGTAAGTCAACTTATCTTTACTTGTGACTGTGGTTTTGTAGAGATGTTGACAACTGCCTCAGAACTTCGATCGAAGATTGGAAAGgtaaacatgattgaagagaCCCAAGAAATGAATGCAAAAAGCGTCGATAGCAATAAAATGGACACTCCTGCTGAAGGTAACCAAACTATCATTCATTGTTCTTCAACATGAATTAATTTCCATAGTTCTGAGTTGGGCATTTCTGGTTGCAGGTCTCTCAAATATGAAATTAGAAGATCTTCAACGATTTGTAACCCAATTGGAGTGAGCATGCTTTTCTCAATTAGAATTTGCCTCTCATGTTGAAACTAATGGATTTCAATTATTTATAGTCTTTTTCAATTTAGTTGGGCGAAGCAGAAGTTGGAAGTTTTTAATTGACATGTACCAAAGTGAACTATCTGATGGGTTTATACTCCTGATCTTCAACTAGGCAGTTGTCATTAACTTATGTTGCAAGTCTATGTAAATGATGATCAGAAGAGTAGTGATTTATGGGTGCCATTGCAAGTATATATGATCAATGTTCTTTATTTAGTCCTCATGTATTATTTTTTCAATAGCCATACCAAAGTAGCAGACTATGGGTAAAAAATGGTAGCATAATTAGCAAGCAGGGAGCCCACCATAAAGTGTTCCATTGTTATTGAATTATCTCCACTGTTCAGCAGTGTTTGGAAATCTCTGCAAAATAAATAAAAGATATGCATATTTGTTATTGCAATGCACTAAAACTATGCTTAACAACATTGTAAGAATAAAAAAAAATGCTTACTTGAGCTGGAAATGGGTGCTAGCTACGGTAAGATAGACGATCCCAGGGTCAGGATCTACATCCAAACCATCAGCAAACCTTGTAGTATTCGCTTGTTCAGGTCCAACTAATTGGGTTGCATTTCCTCCATCCGGACCAACCTTAACAAGTCCAAAATAAGCACCAGGTACATACAAAGGGAATTTTTTTCCAACCTTAAAATCTGACTCAAATTTGTCCTTGGATGTTTTTGGAGATGCATATCCAGACGTACTTTAAAGCACCTCATCCTTCGTAAATCAAGCAGCCAAtctatttttttttcaaaatttgtcTGGAGATGCATCTACGAAACTTTCTAGGGTATATTCTGAGATGCATCTTTGAAAACAATCTTGAACCCCATTTACTTCACATTTTTCATTGAGTTGATTTATTTAACCATTCAATGACATTTTCAGAAATGTATCTTCGAATTATaccaaatggaaaataaaatatATCACCACCTTGCATGATCATCTCTCCCACACTCCATATCACTACCATAACCcaaaacttaaaaaaaaaattcattcTCAATCAAGTTTTCAACTCCAAATCATCATTCTTGTGTTTTATCACATCAAAGAGAGTAAAAGAAGCTGTAATTTAAGATAAAGTTCACTCATTTCACCCCTCATTGCCTGAATTAATCTTCTCTTTGAGCTGAAAAATGCACGTTGAGTCGAGATGCGCATATCCCGATTTTCCTGCAATTGAgtttttttaaacaatttttctaTTTGGTTCGTATTAGACATGGTGCACCCGAATATGTTTTCCAAAGTTGTTGTAAGTAATGATGCAAAATCGAATGTAGTGAATGATGATGTTAAATCGAATGAAGTGAAAGATGCTAAGATAGATAATACACAACAAACACACATTCATTACACATCCATCAACAACATGTTCTCACACCCAAATCATGACGACATTTACATATTCACATCCAATCAACACATCATGAACAATAAACTACATATGCAATCATGTATGCAAATATACTTCACAACTGACTTATTATGCATGCAGTATCATTCATAAACACTCAAGTTCATCTCGCTCATAATCCCTACCATAGGACCAGAGCACGTCAAATCGTTATCATCACCATAGGTAATGCTTCATCGATTACCACCTAAAACCGACTACTCACTCCCGATCCTTACCATAGGACCAGACCACACCAAATCATTACCATCACCATATGTAACGTTTCACTGATTCCCACCTAAAACCGACTACTCGATCTCAATCTCCAAataggaccagagcacaccaaaactGGACTGAAGCCTCTACACCATGATACATGACTCTCAACAACATGCATTATCACAAAAAAGGTTCACCAGAAGGATCCTCATGCACATTTCACAATTTATGCGACACATCATTCATCATACCCAACAATCAATCCATGTCACGACATCACTAAACAACAACAAACATCAACAATTTGAGAAATGAAAATTCATAAGCATttattcatgttacttcaccAAAACTACAACACATCATCGTATAACCATAACGATCCACTAACCGATCACATTAGTCAACATAAATATTTCCATAGTAGGTACATAGTTAGAATTCAAACAGTTCACCAAGCATCACCGTGTGATAGCTCTACGTGTTAGCTTTCCAACGCTTCTATTTGTATTTCAATCCGAAtcacgaaactcaagttatgctCGAAAATGTATCACTTGGTACAAAATCCATGGAGCTGCTATGGCCGCCCGTAGCACTTACTGCGGCCCGTAGCACTCCCCAGACCAAAACCCCCCCTTTGGGCACGCCTCTGGTACAAAAACCAGAGGGCTGCTACGACTGCCCGTAGTACTTGCTATGACCTGTAGCAGTGCCAAGAAAACCCCAAATTTCTCACGATTTTGTGCGATCGCTCTTGTTTTTCAGTCGTTCATCAGACCCCAAACCCCAAGTTTTGACCTTTGATAGTCCCAAAATATACCATACACCATTGTACGTGAAAACATATGGATTTTTTATCACCTCTTAACATCTAACTTAATAATACATCATTTATATATGACTAACATGCAATTCACTCAATTCATCATGAATTCATCACGGCAACACATATAAGCACAAGGTCCATCAACGTTTTTCAAAAATTTATCATAAACTATTCATAAGAATAAAAACCTAAGAACCCTAGTGAGGTTAAGGACTCCTCATCACTACCCCATCATGCAATACACCTAATTGATAGTCATTTCTCCCCCTTTACCTTAGATTTCCAACAATAGTTCCTTAAAGTTCTTCAATGGAGTCTTCCTTTAGCTCTAGCCTTTACCTCTTCTCACCATAAAATTCAGGTTTTTTTCCTAAAATTCTTCAAACTCTTTTCCTTCAAATATAACTTAGGTTTTTCTACACACTTCTTGCCAATTACCTCATTAACCCTCAATTTTCTTAATTCACACTATTGCCCCAACTCCCCAACTCCTTGTTCCTCTCTATTTCTCCAAATTCTCCACATTAGCCAAATTCtttcattttactattttatttaattaatccaaataaaatataatatattctaataattaattaaaattctaGTTAATTCTAAATAATCACACTAAACTCATACTCTTTCTATACATCTACTTCAAGGACACTTACCCTCACCATCTCACAATAATTAATTTATAAAcaccaattaatcaaataaattctaaataattcaattaaattaattaatcaaatttggggtgttacatatGTTTCACCGATTCAAAAGTTGAAACGTGATGACACTGGATCAAGAAAATGTGACTATCCATTTAAATTACGCGAATATTGTAATGTGAACGATACATGAAAACTTAATGTGATTTCTGGTATACATAATCATGCTTTGCAAATCGAGCTAGCCGATTATCCCATCGTATGCCGCCTTAAATCAGAGGAGAAGGACATTGTTTCGGACATGTCTTTAATCAGGGTGGCACCGAAAAACATACTTGTAGATTTGAAACGGAAAAGACCCGAAACTGTTTCAAATATCAAGCAGGTATATACTGCGTCTTATCGAAACAACTTAGTGATAAGAGGTCTTAGATCCGATATGCAACAATTGTCCTCATAATTGATTCAACGTATACGACCAATAAGTATAGGCTTCAGTTTCTGGAAATTGTTGGTGTTACCTCTACGGAGAAGACTTTTTCAGTGGGATTTGCATTTTTGGAATCCGAAAAGAGATCAACGTTACTTGGGCCTTTGAAATGTGCAAAACTTTgttgaaggaccaagaaaacaTGTTGAATGTAATTCTCACCGATCGAGACAACACACTGATGAGTTCGGTTTCAAAGATGTTTCCTACATCCTATGCATTACTTTATCAATATCACATAGCAAAAAATGTAAGAAGTCGGCTTAAAACCACTGCAGGCACCAAAAAAATCAAGGGTGAAAATCGAAAAAATGGTCAAACCTGGTGTGGTGTTGGAAAAATTAATGGATGCATGGAATGATATATTAAACTCATCCACGAAAGACTTGTATGTTGCCTCTGTTATGGATTTTAggagtgtgtgtgtgtgtgtcagATATCCAGATTTCCTAAAATACGTTGTGAGTACTATTCTGGACCAAGTGAAGTAGAAAATTGTTTGTGCTTAGACTGATTAGGTTATACACATTGGCAATACAACAACTAACAGAGTCAAATGTGCATAT includes:
- the LOC127073681 gene encoding protein MIS12 homolog yields the protein MEGSKIESESESYAIFESLNLNPQLFFNQIFNTVDDFFLEFFDFIFQEASTKLNIVEDAQRSQHLNQGFDRILQNVQSDLDRKLAVWEEYCRFHCFSLPEGFHMPNTLTGELSGNDIDLVASSDQELDAQLESLRNKLAEVGKESEMLNQEIQAFPKQSSLNTLHINEAVQLLEQNTELFQEMLTTASELRSKIGKVNMIEETQEMNAKSVDSNKMDTPAEGLSNMKLEDLQRFVTQLE